From Maylandia zebra isolate NMK-2024a linkage group LG11, Mzebra_GT3a, whole genome shotgun sequence, one genomic window encodes:
- the nbeal2 gene encoding neurobeachin-like protein 2 isoform X2: MSNHKGGGMASKEKLYELWMLYYTKKDVGYLQQWLEAFVASFERLIDVQSLEPRRLEECSSEVPLLPREVLVFLSTQLWHSALHLTGAAEQNSSTPHPLLLIKFFIIVCRNMENIDPEKTPSFVFETIKLLNFCLNQLKKGKGEKSSLESVVQYGLVLCESLFDPYQTWRRRLAGEEVSLLERNKYKFSPLALPEELPALFHESLQESEKIPEFLTLRLAHLQGAVISGGKKNGLLSITPYSVDDLFSVLRAWCCRTSPEPKDTRLPRLSLQCLTAMIHLLHTSSPVERQVEIRTILENYFQLLNWNRPLSSDQEDRQSWEDSLISLQSQMLTAIPEILQCSDRPVLQAIFLNNNCFEHILRLIQNSKLFQSNRRRPEREVVCDLTTRLLTEVEVDQVWEKGSDSITVHALGVLTAIMSNSPNAKEVFKERIGYSQLFDVLKSQGQPTKRLLQELMNMAVEGAHAHAHHLGISNDQPLLLLLQWLPDLSGQRDLQLLVAQWLATVCGGSLSCRTVAVEAGMVGALLQVLSHPQCLDRQCADSLLGLLQDLGSLCFKPEELKSLLRLLRVGQDNGALAGRVHPYCTRVIRVLSAMAAREGKDSALQYFDLTPPMAGIMVPSIQRWPGSGFAFHAWLCLNMEFPSSHSDFSNNRKPAASSGMGTQHDMGKGPRRKQLYSFFTASGTGLEAFFTMEGVLVVAVCTKKDYMAVALQDYPLADSCWHSVAIVHIPGRRPFGQNLVTIYIDGELRKTAQLRFPSFSEPFTSCCIGSAGHRTTTTTTSPNLPTSFSSTPSPEFAFPSHAPSLIRSQSFPASFAGGRWGSIGDSPVHTIPAGLQDTEWGTPTSLDGLLGTAFICHEALQQTQTRALHAAGPNHVSLFKVEGELSELNSKLLLYYTPQAFKNQICLDLAPSHHYDGRLTGHRVVNWDIKDVINVVGGMGVLLPLLEQVCEAEQVYNGGQEISDLLGPELTSPRGPAAMLLPLNKSAEGRLERNSIAAFLLMVKNLIRQHPVNQESLLHCHGPSIIGAMLSKVPGSMMDMNVLIACQLLLEQVFNEGNSLLLQHLYQHLLFNFRIWTKSHFAVCLAHIQYLQSVINKSKQRMRRKYGVQYILDTVRTYYSVEKDGSSLSDEKQTIQTSLFALLKDFLKSPTQEELHCVLAYVLTVGEEQQVVKALDVLYELLRSSPPREQVQTVLLEWGVEQLYSLLLNPSFGDEARERVFRVLYKILKSERVSERNKHRIKLRDFGYRGLVCCLDNIPVTMTTVRCLYEQVLATDASPSFRDLLAVACLSHRAELTVRLDVCRKLFHLIYSNEDYVKQLAKQPGWQDVLTKLYVKESYEAHAATIADSSNHTPAEPNYRPPLRREQSLVIEDARTDIFMNYRTSQEIEDEDEEDEGGQRDISEGFSDLSQSPPSGGGGPLKNFTGSLHFKSFDSVDQGSHSSSTSNPVDIASSHHEEEGRDYHPLSPFGTSPFDLDLPGVGETGTHTPAGSLTNTPSPLEHYKPFPPLRPRKSSSLSNVLDDTSYGTDPPTGDTISNTSNPQTPEEELCNLLTNIVFSVLWSGSGAEGAEDVVWRERGQVFSVLTKLGSSCQLVRPPDDIKRSLLEMMLESSLSDLRDAQGAFLPFCPSLVRLLRLLQDFLFAEGTNNHALWSEKIFEGVVNLLDKLNAWHSTPGSPGNTELKEMAQIGLRIITGYIQQQHPTVSEMAYLKLHSLLQTVLCLSWEEVCFLLGRIGSPLWPGGAMDNTNYGQPETFSHLVPIVRTLLDQHADPVNLQKLLPNLPITNGSTTFAQDLKAYCQTLEWQGFYQQQVQPTMEQYELDTFGRSHDIMSNFWNSCFDDLMSTAFKQEKERSDSKSKFQEAIVDPCLKRARTENNRYLIWQKQSSSQQGVVWLHWKSLRRLLTCERAAWANRVQPEVKWKLSNAETYSKMRLKLVPNYNYDPHSEASALRDNMGAESPRGSEPLPLAVAKEAKVSDMEDDQLGEEDLLFWDKTAEGEDESQKEKLVLSEDCELITIVAVVPGRLEVTTHHLYFYDCSSEKEETEEGIGFDFKRPLSQLREVHLRRYNLRRSALELFFIDQAHYFINFKKKVRNKVYSRILGLRPPNLFYFGSRSPQELLKASGLTQKWVCREISNFEYLMQLNTIAGRTYNDLSQYPVFPWVLCDYTSTVLDLEDPAVFRDLSKPIGVVNPRHAQNVREKYESFEDPTGTIDKFHYGTHYSNAAGVMHYMIRMEPFTTLHIQLQSGKFDCSDRQFHSVAAAWQARMESPADVKELIPEFFYFPEFLQNMNGFDLGQLQISQEPVTDVVLPRWATSREDFIRKHKKALESEYVSNHLHEWIDLIFGYKQRGEEAVNALNVFYYCTYEGAVDLDAIANENERKALEGIISNFGQTPCQLLKEPHPPRMSAENASRRQARLDTLPLNIFEHIQKLRPFKEVVSDGFPVVQAVVPKTQTRSITQGSDILVTVSSNGLIGTHNWLPYDKNIANYFTFSKDPTMNNPKTQRFLSGPFAPGVDISAQVLVVSNDGRLLFSGGHWDCSLRVTQLAKGKLVGRICRHVDVVTCLALDLCGIYLISGSRDTSCIVWQVLQQGGFSSSLSPRPVQILCGHDQEVTCVAISTELDMAVSGSKDGTVIVHTVRRGQFLRTLRPPNESCIPAQISGLQVGMEGHIVVQTSLEERSNKKGKYSIHVYSVNGCLLSSFTMEEQVTALHLVSEYVILGTIQGNLHIRDLYSLDALVTPLALRVTVRSVSVTKECSHILVGLEDGKLIVVGAGKPEEVRSGQFSRRLWGSTRRISQVSSGETEYNPTENAGK; this comes from the exons AAGGATGTGGGCTATCTGCAGCAGTGGCTGGAGGCATTTGTGGCATCCTTTGAGAGGCTCATTGATGTGCAGTCGCTGGAGCCTCGGAG GCTGGAGGAGTGCAGCTCAGAGGTGCCCCTGCTCCCCCGGGAGGTCCTGGTGTTCCTTAGCACGCAGCTATGGCACAGTGCGCTACACCTCACCGGCGCTGCAGagcaaaacagcagcactccaCACCCACTGCTCCTCATCAAGTTCTTCATCATTGTTTGCAG GAATATGGAGAACATTGATCCAGAGAAGACCCCTAGTTTTGTTTTCGAGACTATCAAACTTTTGAATTTCTGTTTAAACCAG TTAAAGAAGGGAAAAGGGGAGAAATCGTCTCTGGAGTCGGTCGTGCAGTACGGACTTGTGCTGTGCGAGAGCCTGTTTGACCCTTATCAGACGTGGAGGAGACGCCTAGCAGG ggaggaggtgagcTTGCTGGAGAGGAACAAGTATAAGTTCTCCCCGCTGGCCTTGCCAGAAGAGCTGCCTGCCCTCTTCCATG AAAGTCTGCAGGAGAGCGAGAAGATCCCAGAGTTCCTCACGCTCAGATTGGCTCATCTCCAAGGCGCTGTCATCAGTGGAGGAAAG AAGAATGGTCTTCTTTCCATCACTCCTTACTCTGTGGATGACCTCTTCTCGGTCCTGCGAGCATGGTGCTGCCGGACCTCCCCTGAACCCAAGGACACCAGACTCCCGCGGCTGAGCTTGCAGTGCCTGACAGCGATGATCCATCTCCTGCACACCAGCAGCCCTGTGGAGCGGCAGGTGGAGATCAGGACCATCCTGGAGAACTACTTCCAGCTCCTCAACTGGAACCGTCCACTTAGCAGCGATCAGGAAGACAGGCAGTCCTGGGAAGACAGCCTGATCTCGCTCCAGAGCCAAATGCTAA CTGCTATTCCTGAGATCCTGCAGTGCTCTGACAGACCAGTCCTTCAAGCTATCTTCCTGAACAACAACTGCTTTGAACACATCCTCAGACTCATTCAGAACAGCAAG CTCTTTCAGAGCAACAGGCGTAGGCCGGAGCGTGAGGTTGTGTGTGACCTCACCACGCGTTTACTCACTGAGGTCGAAGTGGACCAG GTCTGGGAGAAAGGGTCAGACAGTATTACAGTTCATGCTTTGGGAGTCCTCACAGCTATAATGAGTAACTCACCCAATGCTAAG GAGGTTTTCAAGGAGAGGATTGGCTACTCCCAGCTATTTGACGTGCTGAAGAGTCAAGGTCAACCCACCAAAAGGCTTCTGCAAGAGCTGATGAACATG GCGGTGGAGGGCGCGCACGCCCATGCTCATCACCTTGGCATTAGTAACGACCAGCCtctgctcctgctcctgcagTGGCTGCCTGACCTTTCAGGTCAGAGGGACCTGCAGCTGTTGGTTGCTCAGTGGCTGGCTACCGTTTGCGGTGGCTCCTTGTCTTGTCGCACGGTGGCTGTGGAAGCAGGCATGGTGGGGGCTCTGCTGCAGGTGCTCTCCCATCCCCAGTGTCTGGACAGGCAGTGTGCAGACTCCCTGCTGGGCCTCTTGCAGGACTTGGGCTCTCTATGTTTCAAACCAGAGGAGCTGAAGAGTCTCTTGAGACTCCTCAGGGTTGGCCAGGACAACGGCGCACTGGCAGGGAGGGTCCACCCCTACTGCACTCGCGTTATACGTGTGCTTTCAGCCATGGCAGCCAGAGAAGGAAAGGACAGTGCCTTGCAATATTTTGATCTTACACCCCCGATGGCAGGGATCATGGTGCCCTCAATCCAGCGATGGCCAGGCAGTGGGTTTGCTTTTCACGCTTGGCTCTGCCTTAACATGGAGTTCCCCTCTTCTCACTCAGACTTCTCCAACAACCGTAAACCTGCTGCCAGCTCTGGCATGGGTACTCAGCATGACATGGGAAAGGGACCACGCAGGAAACAGCTCTACAG TTTCTTCACAGCGAGTGGAACTGGACTGGAGGCCTTCTTCACCATGGAGGGCGTGCTGGTGGTGGCTGTTTGCACTAAGAAAGACTACATGGCTGTTGCTCTGCAAGACTATCCACTAGCTGACTCGTGCTGG CATTCAGTGGCTATAGTTCACATCCCAGGCCGCCGTCCTTTTGGTCAGAATTTGGTCACTATCTACATCGACGGGGAGCTGCGTAAAACCGCACAGCTTCGCTTTCCATCTTTCAGTGAG CCTTTTACATCCTGCTGCATCGGCTCTGCAGGCCATCGGaccactaccaccaccacctctcCTAACCTGCCCACATCATTTTCCTCCACTCCGTCACCTGAGTTTGCCTTCCCCTCCCATGCCCCCTCCCTCATCCGTTCCCAATCCTTCCCAGCTTCCTTTGCGGGTGGCCGCTGGGGGTCCATAGGAGACTCTCCAGTGCACACAATCCCAGCAGGACTGCAGGACACGGAGTGGGGGACACCCACATCCCTGGATGGGCTCCTAGGCACTGCCTTCATCTGCCACGAAGCTCTGCAGCAAACCCAAACAAGAGCTCTACATGCTGCAG GCCCCAATCACGTGTCCTTATTCAAAGTGGAAGGAGAGCTGTCTGAACTCAATAGCAAACTGCTGCTGTACTACACTCCACAG GCCTTTAAAAATCAGATATGTCTGGACCTGGCACCCAGTCACCATTATGATGGCAGGCTTACAGGACACAGGGTGGTGAACTGGGACATCAAG GATGTTATAAACGTGGTCGGTGGTATGGGGGTTTTGCTGCCCCTGCTTGAGCAGGTGTGTGAGGCTGAACAAGTTTACAATGGAGGTCAGGAGATCTCAGACTTGCTGGGGCCAGAACTCACTTCCCCCAGAGGCCCTGCTGCAATGCTGCTGCCGCTGAACAAATCTGCAG AGGGCAGACTAGAGAGAAACAGCATCGCCGCGTTCCTGCTGATGGTGAAAAACTTGATTCGCCAACACCCCGTTAATCAAGAGAGCCTCTTGCACTGCCACGGCCCAAGCATCATAGGAGCCATGCTCAGCAAA GTTCCAGGCAGTATGATGGACATGAATGTTTTAATAgcatgtcagctgctgctggagcaGGTTTTCAATGAGGGCAACAGTCTGCTCTTACAGCATCTCTACCAGCACCTGCTCTTTAATTTCCGCATCTGGACCAAAAGCCACTTTGCTGTTTGTCTGG CACACATACAATACCTGCAGTCTGTGATAAACAAAAGCAAGCAGCGGATGAGGAGGAAGTACGGCGTTCAGTACATACTGGATACCGTTCGAACATACTACAG TGTGGAGAAAGACGGCAGCTCTCTGTCTGATGAGAAGCAGACGATTCAAACCTCTCTCTTCGCCTTGCTGAAAGATTTTCTTAAGTCTCCTACACAAGAGGAGCTTCACTGCGTCCTTGCCTACGTTCTGACTGTAGgagaggagcagcag GTGGTGAAGGCCTTGGATGTGCTGTATGAGCTCTTGAGGAGCAGCCCTCCTCGCGAGCAGGTGCAGACAGTGCTGCTGGAGTGGGGCGTGGAGCAGCTGTACAGTTTGCTGCTCAATCCAAGCTTTGGGGATGAGGCCAGAGAGAGGGTCTTCAGG GTTTTGTACAAGATCCTCAAGAGCGAGCGTGTGTCGGAGCGCAACAAGCATCGCATTAAACTAAGGGATTTTGGCTATCGTGGACTTGTTTGCTGTCTTGATAACATTCCCGTAACCATGACCACTGTCCGGTGTCTGTACGAGCAGGTCCTCGCTACAG ATGCCAGTCCTAGTTTTAGAGACCTCCTGGCTGTGGCCTGTCTGTCCCATCGAGCTGAACTTACTGTCCGACTGGACGTGTGTCGCAAG CTCTTTCATCTGATCTACTCCAATGAGGATTACGTGAAACAGCTTGCGAAGCAGCCTGGCTGGCAGGATGTTCTCACCAAACTCTATGTGAAAGAGTCCTATGAGGCCCACGCCGCCACCATTGCCGACTCGAGCAACCACACTCCAGCAGAACCAAACTACCGGCCGCCTCTGCGCAGAGAGCAATCCCTGGTCATAGAGgacgcacgcacagacatttTCATGAACTACCGCACCTCGCAGGAAATCGAGGATGAGGACGAGGAGGATGAAGGTGGACAGCGGGACATCTCTGAGGGTTTCTCGGATTTATCACAGTCGCCTCCCAGTGGAGGCGGAGGCCCGCTGAAAAACTTCACAGGCTCCCTGCATTTCAAGTCGTTTGACTCGGTGGATCAGGGGAGCCACTCATCCTCTACCTCCAATCCCGTTGACATCGCCTCGTCTCACCATGAAGAAGAGGGAAGGGACTACCATCCGCTCTCCCCCTTCGGTACATCACCTTTTGATTTGGATTTGCCAGGTGTGGGAGagactggcacacacacacctgctggTAGTCTGACCAACACACCATCCCCTCTAGAGCACTACAAACCATTCCCACCGCTCAGACCAAGGAAGAGCTCCAGTTTGTCCAATGTGCTGGATGACACCAGCTATGGGACCGATCCTCCTACTGGAGACACAATCTCCAACACGTCCAACCCACAG ACCCCTGAGGAGGAGCTGTGCAACCTGCTAACCAACATCGTGTTCTCCGTCCTGTGGAGCGGCAGCGGAGCGGAGGGCGCGGAAGATGTGGTGTGGAGAGAGCGAGGACAGGTATTTTCTGTTCTCACCAAACTGGGCTCCTCCTGCCAGCTGGTCCGCCCTCCCGATGACATCAAACGCAG CTTGTTGGAGATGATGCTGGAGTCATCACTGTCAGACCTGAGGGACGCCCAGGGAGCGTTCCTGCCTTTCTGTCCCAGTCTCGTTCGGCTCCTCAGGCTGCTGCAGGACTTCCTGTTTGCAGAGGGTACAAACAACCACGCGCTGTGGAGTGAAAAG ATCTTTGAAGGGGTGGTGAACCTGCTGGACAAGTTAAACGCCTGGCATAGCACCCCTGGAAGTCCAGGAAACACTGAACTGAAGGAAATGGCCCAGATCGGCCTGCGTATCATCACCGGATATATCCAACAGCAGCACCCCACG GTGAGTGAGATGGCCTATCTCAAGCTCCACAGCCTTCTTCAGACTGTGCTCTGCCTGAGCTGGGAAGAGGTGTGCTTCTTGCTGGGGCGGATTGGTTCCCCCTTGTGGCCTGGTGGTGCAATGGACAACACCAACTACGGACAGCCAGAGACCTTTTCCCACCTTGTGCCCATCGTGCGTACGCTACTTGACCAGCACGCCGACCCCGTCAACCTCCAGAAGCTCCTGCCCAACCTGCCCATCACCAACGGCAGCACCACCTTCGCCCAGGACCTGAAGGCCTATTGTCAAACACTGGAGTGGCAAGGCTTTTACCAGCAGCAG GTTCAGCCCACCATGGAGCAGTACGAGCTGGACACGTTTGGGAGGAGCCATGACATCATGTCCAATTTCTGGAACTCGTGCTTCGATGACCTGATGAGTACAGCCTTTaaacaggagaaagaaagatcTGACAGCAAATCCAAATTTCAG GAGGCAATAGTGGATCCCTGCTTGAAGCGAGCCCGGACTGAGAACAACAGGTACCTCATTTGGCAGAAGCAGAGCTCCAGCCAGCAGGGGGTGGTGTGGCTGCACTGGAAGTCTCTCCGCAGGCTTTTGACCTGTGAGAGAGCAGCATGGGCCAACAG AGTTCAGCCGGAAGTAAAATGGAAATTGTCCAATGCAGAGACATATTCAAAGATGCGCCTCAAACTTGTGCCCAACTATAACTACGATCCACACAGCGAGGCCAGCGCCCTGCGGGATAACATGG GAGCTGAAAGCCCCCGTGGCTCCGAACCCCTCCCACTGGCTGTTGCTAAGGAAGCAAAAGTAAGCGACATGGAGGACGATCAGTTAGGAGAAGAGGACCTTCTCTTTTGGGATAAGAC GGCGGAGGGAGAAGACGAGAGCCAGAAAGAAAAGCTGGTTCTGTCTGAAGACTGTGAGCTCATCACCATCGTGGCAGTTGTTCCCGGTCGTCTGGAGGTTACCACACATCACTTGTACTTCTATGACTGCAGCAGTGAGAAAGAGGAGACAGAGGAGG GAATTGGGTTTGATTTCAAGCGACCTCTGTCACAGCTCAGAGAGGTTCATTTGAGGCGCTACAACCTGCGAAGGTCTGCACTGGAGCTTTTCTTCATCGACCAGGCTCACTACTTCATCAACTTCAAAAAGAAG GTACGAAACAAAGTCTATTCTAGGATACTCGGTCTGCGGCCTCCAAACCTCTTTTACTTTGGCTCCCGCTCTCCCCAAGAGCTGCTGAAGGCATCTGGGCTCACACAG AAATGGGTGTGCAGAGAGATCTCCAATTTTGAGTATTTGATGCAACTGAACACCATTGCTGGACGCACTTACAACGACCTGTCGCAGTACCCTGTG tttccctgggtcttgtGCGACTACACCTCTACTGTTCTGGATCTGGAGGACCCTGCAGTGTTCAGGGATTTATCCAAACCCATCGGTGTGGTCAACCCACGTCATGCACAGAATGTCAGAGAGAA aTATGAGAGCTTTGAGGACCCAACGGGCACCATTGACAAATTCCACTATGGCACACACTACTCTAATGCAGCAGGAGTCATGCACTACATGATCCGCATGGAGCCATTCACCACCCTGCATATCCAGCTACAGAGTGGAAA GTTTGACTGCTCTGACAGACAGTTCCACTCGGTGGCAGCAGCCTGGCAGGCTCGCATGGAGAGTCCAGCTGATGTCAAAGAGCTCATCCCAGAGTTCTTTTACTTCCCAGAATTCCTGCAGAATATGAACG GCTTCGACCTAGGCCAGTTACAGATATCTCAGGAGCCTGTGACAGATGTTGTGCTGCCTCGCTGGGCGACATCAAGGGAAGACTTTAtcagaaaacacaagaaagcCCTG GAGTCTGAGTACGTGTCCAATCACCTCCATGAGTGGATTGACCTGATCTTTGGTTATAAGCAGAGAGGCGAAGAGGCAGTGAATGCCCTCAATGTCTTCTACTACTGTACTTATGAGG GTGCAGTAGATCTGGATGCAATAGCCAATGAGAATGAGCGCAAGGCCTTGGAGGGCATCATCAGCAACTTTGGACAGACACCTTGTCAGCTCCTTAAG GAGCCTCATCCGCCTCGCATGTCAGCTGAGAACGCATCAAGGCGGCAGGCCCGTCTGGACACTCTCCCCCTGAATATCTTTGAACATATCCAAAAACTCCGGCCATTTAAGGAG GTGGTAAGTGATGGCTTTCCTGTGGTCCAAGCTGTGGTACCAAAGACACAGACCCGCTCCATCACCCAGGGCTCAGATATACTG GTGACCGTCAGTTCCAACGGGTTGATAGGGACACACAACTGGCTGCCGTACGACAAAAACATCGCCAACTACTTCACCTTCTCTAAAGACCCCACGATGAATAATCCTAA AACTCAGCGTTTCTTGAGCGGACCTTTCGCTCCTGGGGTCGACATCAGCGCTCAGGTGCTGGTCGTGTCTAATGATGGTCGCCTGCTGTTCAGCGGGGGACACTGGGATTGCAGTCTCCGCGTCACCCAGCTGGCGAAAGGCAAGCTGGTTGGAAGGATCTGCCGGCACGTTG ACGTTGTTACTTGCTTGGCTCTGGATCTCTGTGGCATCTACCTCATCTCTGGTTCAAGGGACACATCCTGTATAGTGTGGCAGGTTCTACAGCAG GGTGGTTTCTCCAGCAGCTTGTCTCCCCGGCCAGTACAGATTCTCTGTGGGCATGACCAGGAGGTAACCTGTGTGGCCATCAGCACTGAACTGGACATGGCTGTCTCAGGATCAAAG GATGGAACTGTGATAGTGCACACAGTCCGACGAGGCCAGTTCTTGCGAACATTGCGGCCACCTAACGAAAGCTGCATACCCGCCCAAATCTCCGGGCTACAGGTGGGAATGGAAGGCCACATTGTGGTACAGACGTCTCTGGAGGAACGCTCCAACAAGAAG GGCAAGTACTCCATTCATGTTTACTCAGTGAACGGCTGTCTGCTGTCTTCTTTCACCATGGAGGAGCAGGTGACTGCACTCCACCTGGTGTCTGAATATGTCATCCTGGGAACTATTCAAGGCAACCTCCACATTCGGGACTTATACAG CCTGGATGCTTTGGTGACACCCCTGGCCTTGAGGGTCACTGTGAGGAGTGTGTCTGTCACCAAAGAGTGCAGCCACATCCTAGTGGGACTAGAAGACGGGAAGTTAATTGTGGTGGGGGCTGGGAAACCAGAGGAG gttCGCTCAGGACAATTCTCCCGTCGTCTGTGGGGCTCCACGCGCCGCATCTCTCAGGTGTCGTCAGGTGAAACAGAGTACAATCCCACAGAGAATGCTGGCAAATGA